gttcttctcctctttgtgaTCTTATTTTACACCCTAATTTAACCCACAAGCCTGAACATGGCGCTCACCTGGGCAATCGTCCGTCATATTAATCGTATCACGGAATGACAAGTGATACATCCATACATATAGCAGTGGTGGTAATAGCGTCTACTAGCACCCGCAGCCGTCTTTTGACCTCGACCCTTCGAACTAATAAGCCGTTTCCCAAATTTGCCAGCATCGCCATCCAATAGTATATTCAGCCACTCCCTCAGCAAGCTGTTGTGTTACCCGAAACCCTCCCGCCAACTCAGTGCTGCATTAACCTCATGTCTACCTCCAACCCGCAGGTTcaaaaaagccaagaagccGCCCAGACTATTGAGAAGCCGATCTTGCCAGCACGGCCATGTGGCCGCCTAAATATTCCAGCCCAACATTTGGAGATCGCGGGGTTACTCGCTGCCCGAGTTGAGAATGATGGCGAGTCCTGACCGATGAGGCGACGATTGATCAGCAACAAACGACAAAAGAAGCATACGGCAGGCTTTAAGCCGCCCGCTATATCCGATTATGGATGGTGGCTATTTCGCACGACCATCCTTTCCCATCCGCTCCTTCAACCCAAGCAGTCAGCCAATATTTGCGCGGCACGTACTCCGTAACCACTCGGGATACCTACTCTGTATAAGCGAAAAAGTCAGCTGTGCCGTCGCCGCAGGTCGTTTCTTGATGCTGTACACCCACGGCCAGATATGACGAGTCAGTCACACAAAGCAGCAGGCCCCCTTTTGATTACTTGTTGCTTGCTTCTTGCAAGCCTAGCTACGCCGGGCGAGTTCGCACACCGAATATGTCATTGCGCCATCCGCCTCTTTCATACTCGTAGATTTTCTGGCTGGCATCTTGGGCTTCACGCTCCCAGAGCTCCACCAGGCTTCCCGGCGCATAACGGCCGCGGAATATCTCCGGACGCACGCCAATACGAGCCTCGACATCTGGATGTGGCCTGGGGATGAGTCGAGCGGCCACAGCTCTAATAAAAGTCCATAGATCTTCTGGGCTGGCGATTTGGGTTGCGCGCAAACGTTCTCGGGCAAAGACGAGTTCTCGGTTCAGAGTGTGCAGTGCGTCCTCGATTGTGGAAGCAATGCTCCTCTCCATTGCCCGTTTCACAATTGGCCGGATAAAGGGCTTGAGAAGCCAGCCAAAGAATGAAAACCTGGAGCCACGAAGAGTGTAATTGAGATGGTGGATACGAACGCTGGCTTTGCGCAGAGAGACAATCTTTTCGAGTCGGTCTCGGCCGATTTCAATATCCAGAATCAGGTCAATGCCACGCTCGTCCAATTCGATGCTCGCAATGCCTTTGTCGGAAAATCCCAGTATACCAGAATGCAACTGCAGCCAGTATCccagctcctccgccgcgATGGACAGTCCCGAGATCTTGATCGTAGCCAGGGACGTTACGGTTGATAAGATCTGAAAGCGAGCTTTACGAATGTCGACATCATTTCGAGTTGAAACCTGCAGCCTATACGGGAGGAACGAAGAATTGTTGACTGTGCGGCCAGGCTCCAAAATTAAATTTTCAACAAGCAAATCGACATCCGGAGTCGAAACTTCGAGCCGTGGGATCGGCACATACTGAACCGCCTGTATCAACACTGGTAGGAACACATTGATTAAATCGGAGGTCATTTCTGTGTTGAAGTACTGATTCGGCGGCGAGATGATGTGCGCGATGCGAGCTGAACTGCGCGTGAGTTGAGTAACTTCGGCATCCTCACCCACAGAGCGCAAGGCCAAGCTCAGACTACGAAGCAGGTCATCGAGCTTGTCCCTGATTGAAGTTTCCGTGGCGAGCTCTCTCGACCTATCGCGAACATCTTCAAAACGCTTTTCCGCATTGCTGAAAAAGTCTGGATCCATCAGGATATCCTGCACCAGCTTAGAGACGTGGTCTACAAGATCTTCAAATGCCGGATCGGACTGGCCAATTTCCACAACTTGATGGAATGACTTTTCGACTTCATCCCACGCGTCTTTGCTACCGAATGACGTAATTAGCTTCCAAAAATCATGCAGAGCTTCATCGGCTTCTGGGTTGATGTTgacatcatcttcaataaCCTCAGCCGTATAAGCCGCAGCACGCGCGTAAGTTTTGAGATAGCGCCTGAGGAGAAGCGAAATCGTAGAAACGGAATCTGAATAATTTGGCCTTTTGCGGAGTTTCAGCACGGCTTGCTTGAGGCGATACGTCAAGGCCTCTTGCTCGTCTCCCTGGAGGTGATCCCGAGCGCTGCGGGCCGCTGTGCCTACGACGTCGCCAGCGCCACTCGTGACGATTTCCGCTACTTCCATGACTTCTTCCTGCAAGTCCTCCGTTGAAGGCGCGGGCTGTTCATCTCCACCGGCCTGTTTAAGAgcctgctgctcttcttctgcggGCTCGAGCTTCTTGCCCGTATCATGGGCTACATCTCTCAGTGAAAAAGCAGTATCCCGAAAAACCTCACGCGAAACAGTAGATAGATCCGTTAAGAAAATTCGAAAATCAGAATTGGTAAGCAGAAGCGATCCAACGGTCTTGAGACTGTCGACAGCGGCCATCGCGTCAGCCTTCCATTTCGCCATCGTAGCCCTGGCGTGGATTTCAGATGTGTCTACTTCGAGCCGTGCCTTGGCCAAGTACCAGAGAAAATCTTGGATCTGGTCTTTGGAGTTTTTGGACTTCAACAAGTCGATCAGTTCGCCGAGCCATATGCGAGTTGTGCGAACCAGCGCCCTGCCCGAGGGACTCAGGCCAGGAGTCTGCGGGTTGAGAACATCAGCCGCCAGCAAGGTGCGAAGGTGAGTGATGACTTGTTCGTTTGAGGGCATGTAGCCATTCGAAAGAGCCCGCAGCATCTGGTACGTGTGAAGCTTCTCATGCAGGCGAGTCTGCCTCTCCGTCGCCTCGTCATATTCAGGGAGCAGCGGCTGGTGTTCCTCGTCATGGCGAACTTGGGACGGCCTGCTCAGCGCCTTCCAAGAAAACATTTTGCCGCAGTTAATGTGTGAGTCGTAAGCCAATTAAATGCTGGTAGTTGTGGTGAAGTGAGATTCTGAGATGAAGTTGTTGTAAACAGAAAGTGGGCGTTTGCAGGGAGCTCATAGTGGCATGACTTGTACGCGAAAGTCGATGACGACGTTTTGACGTTGGTAGTGAAACACGGGAAACCGCGTTGAAGAGCGAATCACAGGGGAGGGATGGTATTTAATTATGAATAGACTTTTGCTATCAATCGCGAGACCACTTG
The Trichoderma asperellum chromosome 7, complete sequence DNA segment above includes these coding regions:
- a CDS encoding uncharacterized protein (EggNog:ENOG41) — protein: MFSWKALSRPSQVRHDEEHQPLLPEYDEATERQTRLHEKLHTYQMLRALSNGYMPSNEQVITHLRTLLAADVLNPQTPGLSPSGRALVRTTRIWLGELIDLLKSKNSKDQIQDFLWYLAKARLEVDTSEIHARATMAKWKADAMAAVDSLKTVGSLLLTNSDFRIFLTDLSTVSREVFRDTAFSLRDVAHDTGKKLEPAEEEQQALKQAGGDEQPAPSTEDLQEEVMEVAEIVTSGAGDVVGTAARSARDHLQGDEQEALTYRLKQAVLKLRKRPNYSDSVSTISLLLRRYLKTYARAAAYTAEVIEDDVNINPEADEALHDFWKLITSFGSKDAWDEVEKSFHQVVEIGQSDPAFEDLVDHVSKLVQDILMDPDFFSNAEKRFEDVRDRSRELATETSIRDKLDDLLRSLSLALRSVGEDAEVTQLTRSSARIAHIISPPNQYFNTEMTSDLINVFLPVLIQAVQYVPIPRLEVSTPDVDLLVENLILEPGRTVNNSSFLPYRLQVSTRNDVDIRKARFQILSTVTSLATIKISGLSIAAEELGYWLQLHSGILGFSDKGIASIELDERGIDLILDIEIGRDRLEKIVSLRKASVRIHHLNYTLRGSRFSFFGWLLKPFIRPIVKRAMERSIASTIEDALHTLNRELVFARERLRATQIASPEDLWTFIRAVAARLIPRPHPDVEARIGVRPEIFRGRYAPGSLVELWEREAQDASQKIYEYERGGWRNDIFGVRTRPA